The following DNA comes from Alnus glutinosa chromosome 6, dhAlnGlut1.1, whole genome shotgun sequence.
TTTTCAATGCCTGTCTGATCCTGTCAGTGTCAATCTTACTCTTGTAGCTTGACTTCCGATCAGGTTCCACTGATTTTGGCCCAATCTGACCATCACCATCCTCAACAACACTAATAGCACTGCCACTATCACCTGTCTGACATGGTAAAGCTCCTTTCACAGTAGGACAGCTTTGAGCTCTTTCCAGGTTCTGACTGCTAATAGACTTTACGCTTCCACCGTCCACCAGGATCTTAGGGCTAGAGGTGTAATCAGCCGTTGACCCACTGGAAACACATGTTTGAGGGCTATTAACCACAGCCTTCTGAACTACAGCTTTAGATTGAGTGATCCTCCCATTTGCAGTTGGTGGCGCTTGTTTTCTATCTTGCTTTACCAACTTGACTGTCATCTGCTGTATGACCTCTGAAAGAAAtcacaaagttaaaaaaagacaaaaaaagaaaagaaaagggctTCATGGAAACAGCAGCCATCAAAAAGGCCAGGAAGGGGGAGGTTGAACACCAAGCAACCGCTATATTAGATGAAGAGACGACCATTAAAAGACATCATCCGTgctttagagaaaaaaataaacaaacaaaacaaaaatgagaaagtGGAAAAACACATGTACACACTCAGACAACAACCAAGTCTTCTGGTTTTTATTAAAGCTATCTTCTATGTCCAGATTACTTTTTTTTAGTAGAAAGACCAACATGAAGCTGACTTCAATCCACACAAGCCATAATTCATGATAATAAAAGGACAAAGAACATTGTGTGGAGGTAAATCATAACTAACCTTTTAACTGTTTTGGAGAAACTTCAAACTCCAGCCACcaaaacttcttcttctttgtaagCAGCTCCATCTTTTCTAAGGCAGTGGCAGCAAGGAAGATGGAACTAGCTGCAATATAATCAGGTTTGTACTGCAAGCACAACGTTGTCCGAAGCCTACATGTCCCATTCACAGGATACTTTAAGTATCCGAAAGATctaaaaaatccaaatttacaTTTATGCTATGCCATATACTAAAAAACTATGATGAGAACTAAGAATCTTACGAATCATTCACAAAATTCCACGCTACTTTTGCAAGGTCAGAAAGCTCCAATTTCTTCAGAGCTGCAGCAAGAGGCTTGTATGGAAGTTGAATATCGAAATCAAAAGCAATTGTTGACATCAGAAGTCTCTCCCCAACCAAGATTAACTGCTTCTGCTTGTCATAAACTTTCTACAAGCATAAAGTGGTAAATAAGAAACCAAGATCATGCTATAGAAAGCCATAAGCAAGCATGGGCATCTCTGCTTACACGTTCTCTTCTTATTCTTTGTGAGGCTAAAGGATCCCATGCATACATCAACTCATACGCCAGAAAAACAACATCCTTCAGGTTGCGCGGTGTCTCCTCTATTTTGCAAGCAAGAAACAAGCTT
Coding sequences within:
- the LOC133870222 gene encoding cyclin-T1-3; this encodes MCMPEEPPCYTRRWYFSGKEIEDHSPSRKDGIDFEYESHLRMSYCKFIQELGEKLNLPQVKIASGMMLCHRFYMHQSHAKNDWQTIATASLFLACKIEETPRNLKDVVFLAYELMYAWDPLASQRIRRERKVYDKQKQLILVGERLLMSTIAFDFDIQLPYKPLAAALKKLELSDLAKVAWNFVNDSLRTTLCLQYKPDYIAASSIFLAATALEKMELLTKKKKFWWLEFEVSPKQLKEVIQQMTVKLVKQDRKQAPPTANGRITQSKAVVQKAVVNSPQTCVSSGSTADYTSSPKILVDGGSVKSISSQNLERAQSCPTVKGALPCQTGDSGSAISVVEDGDGQIGPKSVEPDRKSSYKSKIDTDRIRQALKRRRSDTAGNMKFTEAIDAEIDCEAWIERELENGIELGFTPLVKKQRTDVVSFEFGIGVS